One segment of Ignavibacteria bacterium DNA contains the following:
- a CDS encoding ABC transporter ATP-binding protein has protein sequence MRLEINNVTKEYDNGVRALDDVTCSIGTGMFGLLGPNGAGKSTLMRTLATLQEADSGSVMLGDVDVLKDKDRVRQLLGYLPQEFGVYPRTSATDLLHHLAILKGHADAKQRSEMVDYLLHKVNLFDQRKKSVSSYSGGMRQRFGIAQCLIGSPKLVIVDEPTAGLDPGERNRFYNILSEIGEQVVVILSTHIVQDVRELCTHMAVMDKGRVLYTGTTDDALNMVRGKIYERRVERTDLAAFEEQYRVISHKLVGGKPLLHIYADDAPPEGFSATDETLEDVYFAKLNSLI, from the coding sequence ATGCGTTTGGAGATCAACAACGTAACCAAGGAGTACGATAATGGTGTGCGTGCTCTTGATGATGTGACATGTTCGATCGGTACCGGGATGTTCGGCCTCCTGGGACCGAATGGCGCGGGTAAATCGACACTCATGCGCACGTTGGCAACGCTCCAAGAGGCTGACTCCGGGTCGGTAATGCTCGGTGATGTCGATGTCCTCAAGGACAAAGACCGCGTCCGACAACTTCTCGGCTACCTCCCACAGGAGTTCGGCGTCTACCCCCGAACCTCCGCAACAGACCTGCTGCATCATTTGGCGATCCTCAAGGGTCATGCCGACGCAAAACAACGCTCGGAAATGGTGGACTACCTGCTCCACAAAGTCAACCTCTTCGATCAACGGAAGAAGTCAGTGAGTAGCTATTCCGGCGGTATGAGGCAGCGCTTTGGTATCGCTCAATGTCTGATCGGAAGTCCAAAACTCGTGATCGTCGATGAGCCTACAGCCGGACTCGACCCAGGCGAACGCAATAGATTCTACAACATCCTCAGCGAGATCGGCGAACAGGTGGTGGTGATCCTCTCCACGCACATCGTACAAGATGTGAGAGAGCTTTGCACTCATATGGCTGTGATGGATAAGGGTCGAGTACTGTATACCGGCACAACCGATGATGCCCTAAATATGGTACGTGGTAAGATCTATGAACGTCGCGTTGAGCGAACAGACCTTGCCGCCTTCGAAGAACAGTATCGCGTGATCAGTCACAAGCTTGTGGGTGGAAAGCCCCTTCTCCACATCTACGCTGATGATGCACCGCCGGAGGGTTTCAGCGCCACGGATGAAACGCTAGAGGACGTGTACTTCGCAAAACTCAACTCACTCATCTAA
- a CDS encoding WYL domain-containing protein — protein MSHHIRRTVRILSMLSSGNAFTTAEIAKRVSELEDDKVVTIRQIQRDLRTMTEAGVPLTETRDGRSNRWSMPSGTRLLQPLTVNSGELLSLHILKGALATFKGTKVEQDVDRLARKLEKLAPGTVFMQEDLVSEVSPGRYATAVSDSVLVDIVAAIVDPHWDRVTYRSIHASTVKTFVVSFCRLINHAGRLYVAAWHPVHHRYITLAADRIDHVERASDVNDPIHSFNEKKYRSGRFGVYDGEVTPIKLRIDKSAAPFFTSRIWHPSQEFTELSNGNVNMTLNAPLSPELLSWIVSWADVLTIVSPKRLKDACRAKVASLL, from the coding sequence ATGTCCCACCACATCCGCCGCACAGTACGCATCCTCTCGATGTTATCGAGCGGTAACGCATTTACAACAGCGGAGATCGCAAAGCGAGTTTCGGAACTTGAAGACGATAAGGTAGTAACGATACGACAGATCCAGCGCGACCTTCGTACGATGACCGAGGCCGGCGTACCGCTTACAGAAACGCGGGACGGACGTTCCAATCGTTGGTCAATGCCATCCGGTACACGACTGCTTCAGCCCCTTACCGTCAACTCCGGTGAACTGCTCTCCCTCCACATCTTGAAGGGGGCTCTTGCAACGTTCAAGGGAACCAAGGTGGAACAAGATGTAGATCGACTAGCGCGGAAGTTGGAGAAGCTTGCGCCAGGGACGGTCTTTATGCAGGAGGATCTTGTCAGCGAAGTATCGCCCGGACGTTATGCTACTGCCGTGAGCGACTCCGTCCTCGTTGATATCGTTGCAGCCATCGTGGATCCGCATTGGGACCGGGTAACGTATCGGAGCATTCATGCCTCAACTGTGAAGACCTTTGTTGTGAGCTTCTGTCGACTCATCAATCATGCGGGCAGGCTCTACGTTGCAGCATGGCATCCGGTCCATCATCGCTATATCACACTTGCTGCTGACAGGATCGATCATGTGGAGCGAGCCAGTGATGTGAACGACCCGATCCATTCGTTCAATGAGAAGAAGTACCGCTCCGGAAGATTTGGCGTGTATGATGGAGAGGTAACGCCGATAAAACTTCGGATCGACAAAAGCGCGGCGCCGTTCTTCACGTCGCGCATTTGGCATCCTTCCCAAGAATTCACTGAGCTCAGCAATGGCAACGTGAACATGACGCTCAACGCCCCGCTCTCCCCCGAACTTCTGTCGTGGATCGTTAGCTGGGCAGATGTGCTGACCATCGTGTCGCCCAAGAGGCTCAAGGACGCCTGCCGCGCCAAGGTCGCCAGCCTCCTGTAG
- a CDS encoding PD40 domain-containing protein gives MPSLRPLFTALASILILAGCTSDVVVPDPPKDVIMFVARDPITRVTTFYRMNIDGTELTAVGPVTAPTKNLIAVTDGGRYLFYSGKSGSDLPLFRFDVSATSYTQVSPTSAAFPTPSPNGDRIAWFELNSGRYELIVCSKDGTERITLVDSALIKASISVQGPPAWSPDGSKICFVATDTTLSGRIASVPFVVTVATRGIQRFRTRDEVKAAQWLSDDAIVYLWNERSSFVLKRFALSTEREDNVTSTLPTLNSSVISVSPDHTTIVCVNPMLIVDVATGTFKTIPTNDAVIHERMWSPRSDEFIYGDRTSASLYSERLFRVSKLGAPLPLPNVDSLGSSASVVWMR, from the coding sequence ATGCCATCCTTGCGCCCGCTTTTCACAGCCCTTGCGTCCATTCTCATCCTTGCAGGATGCACCTCCGACGTGGTGGTCCCGGATCCGCCAAAGGATGTGATCATGTTCGTTGCCCGTGATCCGATCACGCGTGTCACAACATTCTACCGGATGAACATCGATGGCACAGAGCTCACAGCGGTTGGACCGGTCACCGCTCCTACCAAGAATCTCATCGCCGTTACTGATGGTGGTCGGTATCTCTTCTACTCCGGAAAGAGCGGATCGGATCTGCCGTTGTTCCGGTTCGATGTGTCGGCCACTTCGTATACGCAAGTAAGCCCAACAAGTGCGGCCTTCCCTACGCCATCTCCGAACGGAGACCGTATCGCATGGTTCGAACTTAATAGCGGACGATATGAGCTCATCGTTTGTAGTAAAGATGGTACGGAGCGAATCACCCTCGTCGATTCTGCGCTCATCAAGGCATCGATCTCCGTACAGGGTCCACCAGCATGGTCACCCGATGGATCGAAGATCTGCTTTGTTGCCACCGACACCACACTCTCCGGACGTATCGCTTCGGTTCCGTTTGTAGTTACCGTTGCAACCCGTGGGATCCAACGCTTCCGCACACGCGATGAAGTCAAAGCAGCTCAGTGGCTCTCTGATGATGCCATCGTCTACCTCTGGAATGAGCGGAGTTCCTTTGTGCTGAAACGGTTCGCCCTCAGTACAGAACGTGAAGACAACGTAACGTCCACGCTCCCAACACTGAACAGCTCGGTCATCAGTGTATCGCCCGACCACACAACCATTGTCTGCGTCAACCCAATGCTGATCGTTGATGTGGCAACAGGCACCTTTAAGACGATCCCAACCAACGACGCCGTGATCCACGAACGTATGTGGTCACCTCGCTCAGATGAATTCATATACGGCGACCGTACATCGGCCTCTCTCTACTCCGAGCGCCTCTTCCGCGTGTCGAAACTCGGCGCTCCGCTTCCACTCCCCAACGTGGATTCCCTCGGTAGTTCTGCCAGCGTCGTCTGGATGCGCTAA
- a CDS encoding Crp/Fnr family transcriptional regulator has translation MHPHSPSCASCGTRVTSTFASLTIDETAEVSDVKSCANFGRNASIFNYGQYPRGVYCIHHGHVKLTRPGSDGREQILRFAGAGDMVGYASMVSGVPYSMNCTAVEDSSVCFIPSETLFRIVRENPHLALRVMQDLSHEVEDAERRIVEIAQKSVRERVAEALLVLKETFGLSEDGETLNSPLTREEIAAIVGTAPESVIRTLSEFKSDKLIETEGRTIRLKNVRGLSKTANITD, from the coding sequence ATGCATCCTCATTCCCCTTCGTGTGCATCGTGTGGCACCCGCGTAACGTCTACGTTCGCCTCGCTCACAATCGACGAAACGGCTGAGGTGTCGGATGTGAAGTCCTGTGCGAATTTCGGACGCAATGCATCGATATTCAACTACGGACAATATCCCCGTGGTGTGTACTGCATTCATCACGGCCATGTGAAGCTCACGCGCCCTGGTTCCGATGGTAGAGAACAGATCCTTCGGTTCGCTGGCGCGGGCGACATGGTTGGCTACGCAAGCATGGTCTCCGGTGTTCCGTACTCCATGAATTGCACGGCAGTTGAAGATTCCTCTGTGTGCTTTATACCAAGTGAGACGCTTTTTCGCATCGTTCGCGAGAATCCCCATCTCGCATTGCGCGTGATGCAGGACCTTTCCCATGAAGTTGAAGACGCAGAACGCAGAATTGTAGAGATCGCGCAAAAATCCGTTCGGGAGCGCGTAGCCGAGGCACTCCTCGTGCTCAAAGAAACGTTCGGTCTGAGTGAAGATGGCGAGACACTGAATAGTCCACTCACTCGCGAAGAGATCGCGGCAATTGTTGGTACGGCTCCGGAAAGCGTTATCCGCACCCTTTCCGAGTTTAAGTCCGATAAACTTATCGAGACAGAAGGCCGTACGATCCGCCTCAAAAATGTGAGGGGGCTCAGCAAAACCGCAAATATCACGGACTGA
- a CDS encoding Crp/Fnr family transcriptional regulator, producing the protein MKNDTTTSPRSPWDRLFPETSRRTVLRDMDLYSPGDSSDSVFLVEKGGIVEIRADGLGITHAVGLSGPGSLLGARLTTTAAVHAVRATALADSVVRVMDRAGFLQSTLSDPELAAAYMHQLANRLETARHLSETCAAPTTGDHILGVLETVAATFGVSDDGSASIPVQESLLERMTGTPHRLLMAAVHELRSHGLVRIEKDAVRWVL; encoded by the coding sequence ATGAAAAACGACACTACCACATCGCCCCGTTCACCTTGGGATCGTTTGTTTCCTGAGACGTCGCGCCGAACTGTACTGCGCGACATGGATCTGTATTCCCCAGGAGACTCGTCAGACTCTGTGTTCCTGGTCGAAAAAGGTGGGATCGTGGAGATCCGTGCGGATGGCTTGGGAATCACCCACGCTGTTGGATTGAGCGGTCCGGGTTCTCTTCTCGGTGCGCGCCTTACCACCACGGCTGCCGTGCATGCCGTACGGGCCACAGCTCTCGCGGATAGCGTGGTTCGGGTGATGGACAGGGCCGGATTCCTGCAGTCTACATTGTCAGACCCGGAGTTGGCTGCTGCCTACATGCATCAACTAGCCAACCGCCTCGAAACAGCGCGGCATCTGTCAGAAACTTGCGCAGCTCCCACTACCGGCGATCATATTCTTGGTGTATTGGAAACTGTAGCAGCAACATTTGGTGTTAGTGACGATGGATCGGCTTCGATCCCAGTGCAAGAGTCTCTTCTCGAACGTATGACCGGCACGCCTCACCGCCTGCTGATGGCGGCAGTTCACGAACTTCGATCACACGGACTGGTCCGGATAGAAAAGGATGCTGTACGATGGGTACTGTAA
- a CDS encoding DUF3098 domain-containing protein, translated as MAKKIERPTLGKQPKTSWTNPWSRQHYIYLAAGVAVIVVGFLLLSTGISQWDNPLAVDVAPVVLVLGYCVAIPVAIMWAGRAKTDA; from the coding sequence ATGGCCAAGAAGATCGAGCGCCCAACGTTGGGCAAACAACCAAAGACATCATGGACCAATCCGTGGTCCCGTCAACATTACATCTACCTCGCAGCCGGTGTGGCCGTGATCGTAGTTGGTTTTCTGTTGCTCTCCACGGGTATCTCCCAATGGGATAATCCACTCGCCGTTGATGTTGCTCCGGTCGTTCTTGTACTCGGATACTGCGTTGCAATTCCTGTTGCCATCATGTGGGCTGGCAGAGCAAAGACAGACGCCTGA
- a CDS encoding DUF1232 domain-containing protein yields MIKKYADDVRPEDEERILVRTERRMRSVSRLHAASTLVRNLGVLFRMMRDQTFKMSWPTRAMILGALVYFLVPTDATPDYIPVLGYVDDTLIVGWVIKRLAREIERYRTHHST; encoded by the coding sequence ATGATCAAAAAATACGCTGATGACGTACGTCCGGAAGACGAGGAACGTATCCTCGTGCGCACCGAACGACGCATGCGATCCGTTTCGCGTCTCCATGCAGCGTCAACCTTGGTGCGTAACCTCGGCGTCCTCTTCCGCATGATGCGAGACCAAACATTCAAGATGTCGTGGCCAACTCGTGCAATGATTCTCGGCGCCCTTGTGTATTTCTTGGTCCCTACCGATGCTACCCCGGATTATATTCCGGTACTCGGGTATGTGGATGATACACTCATTGTAGGATGGGTGATCAAACGCCTCGCACGAGAAATCGAACGGTATCGCACCCACCACTCTACTTGA
- the lysA gene encoding diaminopimelate decarboxylase: MDLLNGRYHIGGIAVDELCTIAGAPVYVYDTAIMARQVDRLRSAFPAVKLRIMYACKALTNVSVLKVMRGLGTGLDTVSLQEVELGLHAGFAPEEILYTPNMVSFEELRTAVNLGVHINIDTISVLERFGHEFGSRVPVCLRVNPHIMAGGNERISTGHIDSKFGISIHQMRHVQRIVATHGIHVNGLHMHTGSDIVDADVFLQGAEILFETAEMFPELTFVDFGSGFKVPYKPDDISTDIEDLGAKLSARIAEFNAGRATPIEVWFEPGKFLVSESGTFLTRVNVIKQTTATVFAGVDSGLNHLIRPMLYNSYHHIINTSNPTGTPRIYTVVGYICETDTFGWDRKLNEVREGDCLAFLNAGAYGYMMSSNYNSRYRPAEILVHKGKAHVIRRRETIEDLLSTQIDVDL, from the coding sequence ATGGATCTTCTCAATGGCCGATATCATATCGGCGGCATTGCTGTTGACGAACTCTGCACCATTGCTGGTGCCCCCGTCTACGTTTATGATACTGCCATCATGGCCCGCCAGGTAGACCGGCTTCGGTCTGCCTTTCCTGCGGTCAAACTCCGCATCATGTATGCATGCAAGGCACTCACGAACGTCTCGGTCCTGAAGGTGATGAGGGGGCTTGGCACCGGCCTCGATACGGTGTCCTTGCAAGAAGTGGAACTAGGTCTGCATGCCGGCTTTGCTCCGGAAGAGATCCTCTACACACCAAACATGGTCTCGTTCGAAGAGTTGCGCACTGCCGTGAACCTCGGCGTGCACATCAACATCGATACGATCTCGGTTCTTGAGCGATTCGGTCACGAATTCGGTTCACGTGTGCCCGTCTGTCTCCGCGTCAATCCCCATATCATGGCAGGGGGCAATGAGCGGATCAGTACTGGTCATATCGATTCCAAATTCGGGATCTCCATCCATCAGATGCGTCATGTACAGCGGATCGTTGCAACACACGGTATCCATGTGAACGGACTTCACATGCATACCGGAAGCGATATCGTTGATGCCGATGTGTTCCTGCAAGGCGCAGAGATCCTGTTTGAAACAGCAGAGATGTTTCCAGAGCTCACATTCGTCGACTTCGGAAGTGGCTTCAAGGTGCCCTACAAGCCGGATGATATCTCAACGGATATCGAAGATCTCGGTGCGAAGCTCTCTGCTCGTATCGCAGAATTCAATGCGGGTCGTGCTACGCCGATCGAAGTGTGGTTTGAGCCGGGGAAGTTTCTAGTAAGTGAATCCGGGACGTTTCTCACACGGGTGAACGTTATCAAGCAAACAACGGCAACAGTGTTTGCCGGCGTTGACTCAGGGTTGAATCACCTGATCCGCCCCATGCTCTACAACTCCTATCACCACATCATCAATACAAGTAATCCCACGGGAACGCCGCGCATCTATACCGTTGTGGGATACATCTGCGAGACGGATACGTTTGGTTGGGATCGCAAGCTCAATGAAGTGAGAGAAGGAGACTGCCTTGCCTTCCTCAATGCCGGCGCATACGGATACATGATGTCCAGCAACTACAACAGTCGCTACCGTCCGGCAGAGATCCTTGTTCACAAGGGCAAGGCCCACGTGATACGTCGCAGAGAGACCATTGAAGATCTTCTGTCAACGCAGATCGACGTCGACCTTTAG
- a CDS encoding thioredoxin family protein, with product MDHITIRSFAVTLCLLLAFFGGVGSPLQAQNPLAPDGLKVGDAAPDFTLKNVDGKLVGLRSFVESKGVILVFTCNHCPYSVKYEDRIIALHTMFAAKGFPVLAVNPNDTVTVPEDSFTKMQERASEKKFPFPYVIDETQAVAKKYGARRTPHVFVLLRTRTGWTVEYIGAIDDNPDDASKTESKFVEDAVNALLSGTKPETATTKAIGCTIKWKKG from the coding sequence ATGGATCATATCACAATTCGATCATTTGCTGTAACGCTTTGTCTGCTCCTTGCCTTCTTTGGCGGAGTGGGAAGCCCCCTACAGGCTCAAAACCCGCTTGCACCGGACGGACTGAAGGTTGGGGACGCTGCCCCGGACTTTACCCTAAAGAATGTGGATGGCAAGCTCGTAGGACTGCGTAGCTTTGTGGAATCCAAAGGAGTGATCCTGGTCTTCACATGCAATCACTGCCCATATAGCGTGAAGTATGAAGACCGCATCATTGCACTGCACACAATGTTTGCCGCTAAGGGATTTCCGGTACTTGCCGTAAATCCGAACGATACCGTTACTGTACCGGAAGATTCTTTTACCAAGATGCAAGAACGAGCATCGGAGAAGAAGTTCCCGTTCCCATACGTTATCGATGAAACACAGGCTGTAGCAAAGAAGTATGGGGCTCGCCGGACACCGCATGTGTTTGTCTTGCTCCGCACTCGTACAGGCTGGACCGTAGAATACATCGGCGCCATCGACGATAATCCGGATGACGCCTCAAAAACAGAATCGAAGTTCGTTGAAGATGCAGTGAATGCACTTCTCAGCGGCACGAAGCCCGAAACAGCCACCACAAAGGCCATCGGGTGTACCATCAAGTGGAAGAAGGGATAA
- a CDS encoding TlpA family protein disulfide reductase: protein MIVVALLCSMFSLAVPKVTLVDLEQRFANGKDTTYVVNFWATWCKPCVEELPSFDKLARRVSGSPVVVLLVSLDSPSDLKTKVIPFLRKKAYACETVLLDEQKPHLWIDKVDPTWSGAIPATLFVKNGQRLFREQEFSERMLDSTFTTFRDHH from the coding sequence GTGATCGTTGTAGCGCTTCTTTGTTCGATGTTCAGCCTGGCCGTTCCAAAGGTCACGCTCGTTGATCTTGAACAACGATTCGCCAACGGAAAAGACACGACCTACGTGGTGAACTTCTGGGCAACATGGTGCAAACCGTGTGTTGAAGAGCTCCCGTCCTTCGATAAACTGGCACGTCGGGTATCTGGAAGTCCGGTAGTGGTACTCCTTGTAAGCCTCGACTCGCCGTCAGACCTCAAAACAAAGGTTATCCCATTCCTTCGGAAGAAGGCATATGCATGCGAAACGGTCCTGCTTGATGAACAGAAGCCACATCTGTGGATCGACAAGGTGGATCCAACATGGAGCGGGGCAATACCGGCAACACTCTTTGTGAAGAACGGACAGAGACTCTTCCGAGAACAAGAATTCAGTGAGCGCATGCTCGACTCGACATTCACCACATTTCGAGATCATCATTAA
- a CDS encoding SOS response-associated peptidase has translation MCFTVSIFASTHVIETDTGALFDHPEDYTPFFHVSAFAHPSLPFVTGSEPDRVSLMEWGLIPRWTKDEAAAHELRDMTLNARRETIYTKPSFRDAIVKRRGLLPVNGFVEWRHDGPIKQPHFVQMTGSEIFTLGCIWEEWTNKDSGEQHRTFSIVTTDANILMSYVHNAKQRMPVVIPKTDRQAWLHAEDREIIEPLMRPLEEGLLEAFPITREVSRIKVNPTEAELLEPVGDVIT, from the coding sequence GTGTGTTTTACGGTATCGATCTTTGCCTCAACGCACGTCATTGAGACCGATACAGGGGCGTTGTTCGACCATCCGGAAGACTATACGCCGTTCTTTCACGTCTCTGCATTTGCGCACCCGTCATTACCCTTCGTTACCGGCTCTGAACCGGACCGGGTCTCGCTGATGGAATGGGGATTGATCCCAAGGTGGACAAAGGACGAGGCTGCTGCACATGAACTGCGTGATATGACGCTGAATGCCCGAAGGGAAACGATCTACACAAAACCATCATTTCGCGATGCCATCGTGAAACGAAGGGGGCTTTTACCAGTCAATGGATTTGTGGAGTGGAGACACGACGGACCGATCAAACAGCCACATTTCGTGCAAATGACCGGATCAGAGATCTTCACTCTTGGGTGCATTTGGGAAGAGTGGACGAATAAGGACAGTGGGGAGCAGCACCGGACCTTTTCGATCGTGACAACGGACGCCAACATCTTGATGTCCTATGTGCACAATGCAAAACAGCGAATGCCGGTGGTGATCCCAAAAACGGACAGACAAGCTTGGCTGCATGCAGAGGACCGCGAGATCATCGAACCGCTCATGAGGCCCCTTGAAGAAGGACTTCTCGAAGCATTCCCCATTACACGGGAGGTTTCGAGGATCAAGGTCAACCCAACCGAAGCCGAACTTCTTGAACCAGTCGGTGATGTGATCACGTGA
- the nuoL gene encoding NADH-quinone oxidoreductase subunit L: MNYAALIPLFPLIGFVIVAFFGKRIKNEKLIGGMASSAILASFVTAVMVFVGLVNRAPEDRTVIVKVYSWIATGSFNVDVAYQFDQLSILFTLIITGIGFLIHVYSIGYMHGDKGFPRFFAYLNLFVFMMLNLVLASNFLLTFLGWEGVGLASYLLIGFWYDRKFDGTKITWTGDAAMKAFVVNRIGDFGVLLAMFMLFNTFGTLDYATINAQAPGVLSVGGTAVTVITLLLFLGCTGKSAQIPLGIWLPDAMAGPTPVSALIHAATMVTSGIFLIARTNVLFAMSPTTLAVVAGIGITTALIAGTIGIAQRDIKKVLAYSTVSQLGFMFVALGVGAFTAGVFHVMTHAFFKALLFLGAGSVIHGMHHEQDIMKMGGLKKYMPITYRTFFIGTLAISGIPFLSGFFSKDEILWFAFLNGSPVLWAVGAVAAFTTAFYMWRVTTLTFDGTERFDHHHLHPHESPSTMTIPLIVLAFLSIFGGFLGVPHVIGHAIHFPNLLEHWLEPIFASGMSMLPVHGGDHTSLEIMLMTASTVLAILGILFAKRIYANGLDKATVMAAKFKGLYQLLLNKYYVDEIYHMLIAGPIVALSRDFLWKIADVVLIDGAVNGSARVVGATGSALRKIQSGVAQNYALVMMAGIVILVAMVVFPFLR, encoded by the coding sequence ATGAACTACGCAGCACTGATACCCCTCTTCCCCCTCATCGGTTTTGTGATCGTTGCCTTCTTTGGCAAACGCATCAAGAACGAAAAGTTGATAGGGGGCATGGCAAGCTCGGCCATCCTTGCCAGCTTCGTTACGGCCGTGATGGTTTTCGTCGGACTCGTCAATAGAGCCCCCGAAGATCGAACGGTGATCGTCAAGGTTTACTCGTGGATCGCAACGGGTTCCTTCAATGTTGATGTGGCATATCAGTTCGACCAACTGTCGATCCTGTTCACGCTCATCATCACGGGGATCGGCTTCCTGATCCATGTCTATTCCATTGGCTATATGCATGGCGATAAGGGGTTCCCACGGTTCTTCGCCTATCTGAACCTCTTCGTCTTCATGATGCTGAACCTGGTCCTTGCCAGCAACTTCCTCCTGACATTCCTCGGGTGGGAAGGTGTGGGCTTGGCATCGTATCTGCTCATCGGTTTCTGGTATGACAGGAAGTTCGACGGAACGAAGATCACATGGACAGGCGACGCTGCGATGAAGGCCTTTGTAGTGAACCGCATCGGTGACTTCGGTGTGCTTCTTGCAATGTTCATGTTGTTCAACACGTTTGGCACTCTGGACTACGCAACCATCAACGCTCAGGCTCCCGGAGTTCTCTCTGTTGGCGGTACCGCCGTTACCGTCATCACGCTGCTGCTCTTCCTCGGATGTACCGGTAAGAGCGCGCAGATCCCGCTTGGAATCTGGCTTCCTGACGCTATGGCAGGTCCTACTCCGGTTTCGGCACTGATCCACGCTGCAACGATGGTCACGTCCGGTATCTTCCTCATCGCTCGTACCAACGTGCTCTTTGCAATGTCTCCAACAACGCTTGCCGTTGTTGCCGGCATCGGAATCACAACGGCTCTCATTGCCGGTACCATCGGTATCGCACAGCGTGATATCAAGAAGGTTCTGGCCTATTCAACGGTATCGCAGCTCGGCTTCATGTTCGTAGCACTCGGCGTGGGTGCCTTCACCGCCGGTGTCTTCCACGTGATGACACACGCCTTCTTCAAAGCTCTGCTCTTCCTCGGTGCCGGTTCTGTTATTCACGGAATGCACCATGAGCAGGACATCATGAAGATGGGCGGACTCAAGAAGTATATGCCGATCACGTATCGCACGTTCTTCATCGGTACACTTGCCATTTCTGGTATCCCATTCCTCTCCGGATTCTTCTCCAAGGACGAGATCCTCTGGTTTGCATTCCTCAATGGTAGTCCAGTTCTCTGGGCCGTTGGTGCCGTTGCGGCCTTCACAACGGCGTTCTACATGTGGCGCGTAACCACGCTCACATTCGATGGTACGGAACGGTTCGATCATCATCACCTACACCCGCATGAGTCGCCATCAACGATGACGATCCCTCTGATCGTATTGGCCTTCCTCTCGATCTTCGGTGGCTTCCTTGGCGTACCGCACGTGATCGGACATGCGATACATTTCCCGAATCTCCTTGAACATTGGCTCGAGCCGATCTTCGCAAGCGGAATGTCCATGTTGCCAGTTCATGGCGGTGACCATACCTCGCTCGAGATCATGCTCATGACGGCATCTACCGTACTGGCCATCCTCGGCATTCTCTTTGCCAAGCGGATCTATGCTAATGGACTCGACAAAGCAACAGTCATGGCCGCGAAGTTCAAGGGTCTCTATCAATTGCTGCTGAACAAGTATTACGTAGATGAGATCTACCACATGCTCATCGCCGGTCCGATCGTAGCTCTTTCGCGGGACTTTCTGTGGAAGATCGCAGACGTAGTTCTGATCGATGGTGCTGTGAATGGCTCAGCACGGGTTGTTGGTGCAACAGGTTCCGCACTTCGTAAGATCCAATCAGGTGTGGCTCAGAACTATGCCTTGGTAATGATGGCCGGGATCGTGATCCTTGTTGCAATGGTAGTGTTCCCGTTCCTTCGCTAA